One Sphingomonas sp. FARSPH DNA segment encodes these proteins:
- a CDS encoding M28 family peptidase produces the protein MNRTAIALLALAASATLPTGLAAQRTAPPLPAKVDPKVAALRDAALKDDVAWDIVEGLTTEVGQRLAATDAEARARTWAVAKLKALGFRNVHIEEYQMPVWLRGEERAEVVAPFPQSLKLVALGNSGATPAGGITAPVVVFKTYGDLANAPDGSLAGKIAYIGNAMQPAQDGSSYGTYGVARFIGPALAARKGAVATVIRSIGTDHHRNPHTGGTNWPQGVTPIPAAALSVPDAELLERMAERGKPITMKLVLTPRFAGTGTSGNVIAEVPGTDTKAGVVLVGGHLDSWDLGTGAIDDASGVAITTAAAKRLLDGPRPRRTIRVVWFGAEEPGGFGGKEYARVHGGERHATAGESDFGADRVWRFEVNLPDGAKPIADRLQSALAPLGIGRGAGVGGDGTDVGPTLALGVAAIDLNQDGTRYFDTHHTPDDVLDRIDPEQLRQNVAAWTTMLAIVANAPEDIGPVTPRR, from the coding sequence ATGAACCGTACCGCTATCGCCCTGCTCGCGCTCGCCGCTTCAGCGACCCTGCCGACCGGGCTCGCCGCGCAGCGCACCGCGCCGCCGCTGCCCGCGAAGGTCGATCCCAAGGTCGCGGCGTTGCGCGATGCCGCGCTGAAGGACGACGTGGCGTGGGACATCGTCGAGGGGCTGACGACCGAAGTCGGCCAGCGGCTCGCCGCTACCGACGCCGAGGCGCGCGCTCGGACGTGGGCGGTCGCGAAGCTGAAGGCGCTCGGCTTCCGCAACGTGCACATCGAAGAGTATCAGATGCCTGTGTGGCTGCGCGGCGAGGAACGTGCGGAGGTCGTCGCACCCTTCCCGCAGTCGCTGAAGCTGGTCGCACTCGGCAATTCGGGCGCGACGCCCGCGGGCGGCATCACCGCGCCCGTCGTCGTGTTCAAGACCTACGGCGATCTCGCCAATGCGCCCGACGGCAGCCTTGCCGGCAAGATCGCCTATATCGGCAATGCGATGCAGCCGGCACAGGACGGGTCGAGCTACGGCACCTATGGCGTCGCACGTTTCATCGGGCCGGCGCTGGCGGCGCGCAAGGGGGCGGTCGCGACGGTGATCCGCTCGATCGGCACCGATCACCACCGCAATCCCCACACCGGCGGCACCAACTGGCCGCAGGGTGTGACGCCGATTCCCGCCGCCGCGCTGTCCGTCCCCGACGCAGAATTGCTCGAGCGGATGGCCGAACGCGGCAAACCGATCACGATGAAACTGGTGCTGACGCCGCGCTTCGCGGGCACGGGTACGTCGGGCAACGTCATCGCCGAGGTGCCGGGCACCGACACGAAGGCGGGCGTGGTGCTGGTCGGCGGGCATCTCGACAGCTGGGACCTCGGCACGGGCGCGATCGACGACGCGAGCGGCGTCGCGATCACCACAGCGGCGGCGAAACGCCTGCTCGACGGGCCGCGCCCGCGCCGGACGATCCGCGTCGTCTGGTTCGGTGCGGAGGAACCCGGCGGCTTCGGCGGCAAGGAATACGCCCGTGTTCATGGTGGCGAACGTCACGCGACCGCAGGCGAGAGCGATTTCGGCGCGGACCGGGTGTGGCGGTTCGAGGTCAATCTGCCCGATGGCGCGAAACCGATCGCCGACCGGCTGCAGTCCGCGCTGGCGCCGCTCGGCATCGGGCGCGGCGCGGGAGTCGGCGGCGACGGCACCGACGTCGGCCCGACGCTGGCGCTGGGCGTCGCAGCGATCGACCTCAACCAGGATGGCACGCGCTATTTCGATACGCACCATACGCCGGATGACGTGCTCGACCGAATCGACCCGGAGCAATTGCGCCAGAACGTCGCCGCTTGGACGACGATGCTGGCCATCGTCGCCAACGCGCCGGAGGATATCGGCCCCGTGACGCCCCGGCGATAA
- a CDS encoding bifunctional helix-turn-helix transcriptional regulator/GNAT family N-acetyltransferase: protein MEDADVAAIRRFNRFYTRTIGALDARFLGTEATLPEARLLFEIATREPVTASVLQDTLGMDAGYLSRLVARFEKRGWIVRARREDDARARDLRLTAAGREAFAVVDKRQSRAVGDLLGTVEGQARRDLIEALTRARLLLEPSSGGPFVIRPFRTGEPALIAARQSMLYADSHGWGRELEVIESEVTAAFLRDFAPEREQCWVAEIDGVMAGAVLVTDEGGGLARLRLLHVEPFARRRGIGDALVARCVSFARETGYRTLTLWTHTVLESARRIYAAHGFVCVETAVHDRFGVPLQGETWRLELAA, encoded by the coding sequence ATGGAAGATGCAGACGTCGCCGCCATCCGCCGATTCAACCGCTTCTACACCCGGACGATCGGTGCGCTCGACGCACGGTTCCTCGGCACCGAGGCGACCCTGCCCGAAGCGCGCCTGCTGTTCGAGATCGCCACGCGCGAGCCGGTGACGGCGAGCGTGTTGCAGGACACGCTCGGCATGGACGCGGGGTATCTCAGCCGCCTTGTCGCGCGGTTCGAGAAACGCGGCTGGATCGTGCGTGCGCGGCGCGAGGACGACGCCCGCGCGCGCGACCTGCGGCTGACTGCGGCGGGGCGCGAGGCCTTTGCGGTCGTCGACAAGCGGCAGAGCCGCGCGGTCGGCGACTTGCTTGGCACCGTGGAAGGTCAGGCGCGGCGCGATCTGATCGAGGCGTTGACGCGCGCGCGGCTGCTGCTCGAGCCATCATCGGGCGGGCCGTTCGTCATCCGGCCGTTCCGCACCGGCGAACCCGCACTGATCGCCGCACGCCAATCGATGCTCTATGCCGACAGCCATGGCTGGGGCCGCGAACTGGAGGTCATCGAAAGCGAGGTGACGGCGGCCTTTCTGCGGGACTTCGCCCCGGAGCGCGAGCAATGCTGGGTCGCCGAGATCGACGGGGTGATGGCGGGCGCGGTGCTGGTGACCGACGAGGGTGGCGGCCTTGCCCGACTGCGCCTGCTCCATGTCGAACCCTTCGCGCGCCGCCGCGGCATTGGCGATGCACTGGTCGCGCGCTGCGTCAGCTTCGCGCGGGAAACCGGCTATCGCACGCTAACGCTGTGGACGCACACGGTGCTGGAGTCGGCGCGCCGCATCTACGCGGCGCACGGTTTCGTTTGCGTCGAGACGGCGGTGCATGACCGCTTCGGCGTTCCGCTTCAGGGCGAGACGTGGCGGCTGGAGCTGGCGGCATGA
- a CDS encoding GNAT family N-acetyltransferase: protein MSDGLTIRIAAEADLGALRDLMTLSIDRGQAAVLTPAQIIASRTVMGLDTQLVRDGTYFVVEDQGVPVGCGGWSRRATLYGGDHSTALRDPALLDPATDAARIRAMYTHPDHVRRGIGRMILDACEQAAQGEGFAAVELMGTAGGVPLYAACGYEPIERADTHVGGVVVPLTRMRKRLRAMA from the coding sequence ATGAGCGACGGCCTGACCATCCGCATCGCTGCGGAAGCCGACCTCGGGGCGCTCCGCGATCTGATGACGCTGTCGATCGACCGCGGCCAGGCGGCGGTGCTGACCCCGGCGCAGATCATCGCCAGCCGCACAGTGATGGGGCTCGACACGCAACTGGTGCGCGACGGCACCTATTTCGTCGTCGAGGACCAGGGCGTGCCGGTCGGGTGCGGCGGATGGAGCCGGCGAGCGACGCTCTATGGCGGCGACCATAGCACCGCCTTGCGCGACCCGGCGCTGCTCGATCCGGCAACGGACGCCGCGCGCATCCGCGCCATGTACACGCACCCGGATCACGTCCGGCGCGGGATCGGCCGCATGATCCTCGACGCTTGCGAACAGGCCGCGCAGGGCGAAGGCTTCGCCGCCGTCGAACTGATGGGCACGGCCGGCGGCGTGCCGCTCTATGCCGCCTGCGGCTACGAGCCGATCGAACGCGCCGATACGCACGTCGGTGGCGTCGTCGTGCCGTTGACCCGGATGCGGAAGCGGCTGCGTGCCATGGCATAG
- a CDS encoding carboxymuconolactone decarboxylase family protein: MTPRIPNPHALAPEAIRAMMALEQSFATSGLDHNLLELVKFRVSQIIGCAFCLHMHATDLRRHGESEMRLYMLGAWRESTLYSDRERAALGWAEALTLLPGTGAPDVDYDALKTAFSDTEQVWLTMAIGAINTWNRLQVGFRVAHPVDDA; encoded by the coding sequence ATGACACCCCGTATCCCGAACCCGCACGCTCTGGCCCCGGAAGCGATCAGGGCCATGATGGCGCTGGAGCAGAGCTTCGCGACGAGCGGCCTCGACCACAATCTGCTCGAACTGGTGAAATTCCGCGTGTCTCAGATCATCGGCTGCGCGTTCTGCCTGCATATGCATGCGACCGATCTGCGCCGTCATGGCGAAAGCGAGATGCGGCTGTACATGCTGGGCGCATGGCGGGAATCGACGCTCTATTCGGATCGCGAGCGGGCTGCGCTCGGCTGGGCGGAGGCCCTGACGCTGCTGCCCGGGACGGGGGCGCCTGACGTGGACTATGATGCGCTGAAGACGGCGTTTTCCGATACGGAGCAGGTCTGGCTGACCATGGCGATCGGCGCGATCAACACCTGGAACCGCCTTCAGGTGGGGTTCCGCGTCGCGCATCCGGTCGACGATGCCTGA
- a CDS encoding sigma-70 family RNA polymerase sigma factor, with protein MPEPALFEAERPRLVRLAYRMTGSLAEAEDLVQDAWLRWSRAEGVDAPAAWLTRVVTRLCLDHLKSARVRRETYVGAWLPEPLLGTTEPDDLADDLTVTLMLAMERLSPLERAAFLLHDVFDVDLTEVAKTFHRAPATVRQLASRARRHVAEARPRYPVDAQEAARITRAFFAAARDGDARALSDLLAEDVAIHSDGGGRVLAFHNIIRGLAKAQRLFAGLRRKYPEEPAELIRFATIDGLPGYVSRAAGGVLQTTALDIRDGRIAAIYIVRNPDKLTGVVTALQAGQAAAPG; from the coding sequence ATGCCTGAGCCTGCGCTGTTCGAGGCGGAGCGGCCGCGGCTCGTCCGGCTGGCCTATCGCATGACCGGCTCGCTCGCCGAGGCGGAGGATCTGGTCCAGGACGCCTGGCTGCGCTGGTCGCGGGCAGAGGGCGTCGACGCGCCCGCCGCCTGGCTGACCCGGGTGGTCACGCGGCTGTGCCTCGATCATCTGAAGTCGGCGCGGGTGCGGCGCGAGACCTATGTCGGCGCGTGGCTGCCCGAGCCATTGCTCGGCACGACCGAGCCGGACGACCTCGCCGACGACCTGACCGTTACGCTGATGTTGGCGATGGAGCGGCTGTCGCCACTGGAGCGGGCGGCGTTCCTGCTCCATGACGTGTTCGACGTCGACCTGACCGAAGTCGCGAAGACGTTCCACCGCGCGCCCGCGACCGTGCGGCAACTCGCCTCCCGCGCCCGGCGGCATGTCGCCGAGGCACGGCCGCGCTACCCGGTCGACGCGCAGGAGGCGGCGCGGATCACCAGAGCCTTCTTCGCGGCCGCGCGGGATGGCGATGCCCGCGCGCTGTCGGATCTGCTGGCGGAGGATGTCGCGATCCATTCCGACGGCGGCGGGCGCGTCCTCGCATTCCACAACATCATCCGGGGTCTGGCGAAGGCGCAGCGGCTGTTCGCCGGGTTGCGGCGCAAATATCCCGAAGAGCCTGCCGAACTGATCCGCTTCGCTACGATCGACGGGCTGCCCGGCTATGTCAGCCGTGCGGCCGGCGGCGTGCTCCAGACCACCGCGCTCGACATTCGAGACGGCCGGATCGCGGCGATCTACATCGTCCGCAATCCGGACAAGCTGACGGGAGTCGTGACCGCTCTTCAGGCCGGGCAGGCCGCAGCGCCGGGCTGA